A single genomic interval of Kogia breviceps isolate mKogBre1 chromosome 6, mKogBre1 haplotype 1, whole genome shotgun sequence harbors:
- the NOP14 gene encoding nucleolar protein 14, which yields MGKARSAGARRKAPGAPAGARGGRARPSANPFEVKVNRQKFQVLGRKTRHDVGLPGVSRARALQKRTQTLLKEYKERDKANVFRDKRFGEYNSNMSPEEKMMKRFALEQQRQHAKKSIYHLNEDEELTHYGQSLADIEKHNDIVDSDSDTEDRGVLSAELTAAHFGGGGGLLHGKASQQQGEEGEQPKSRQELIEELIAKSKQEKRERQAQREDALELTEKLDQDWKEIQTLLARKTPKSESRGGKEKPKPDAYDMMVRELGFEMKAQPSNRMKTEEELAREEQERLKCLEAERLRRMLGKEEGEHSKRPKHTSADDLSDGFVLDKDDRRLLSYKDGKLNVEEEPSGEASSSGSEEEEGKGLSEGDAEESDGRSGPSGLESDEESKGGSERTQGERRPNPGERSTASGREAARAELPYTFTAPESYEELKSLLLGRSMEEQLLVVERIQKCNHPSLAVGNKAKLEKLFGFLLEYVGDLATSDPPDLGRIDKLVVQLYNLCQMFPEAASSAVKFVLRDAMHDMEGMVETTGRAAFPGLDVLIYLKIAGMLFPTSDFRHPVATPALLCLSQLLTKCSVRSLQDVVKGLFVCCVFLDYVSLSQRFIPELINFLAGVLYIATPNKQSQGYTLVHPFRALGKNSELLLVSDEEATATWHRRSLPLQWAGGLKAQTETEANHTRLSCLAVCLALVQRCVTAYGTLPSFHDIVRPLRALLMEHLAARGCPPELQELSRSILTEMEKQPKHYRPLVCEKSKPVPLKLFTPRLVKVLEFGKKQGCTKEEQERKRLIHKHRREFKGAVREIRKDNQFLARMQLSEIMERDAERKRKVKQLFNSLATQEGEWKALKRKKFKK from the exons ATGGGGAAGGCCAGGTCCGCCGGAGCGCGCCGGAAGGCCCCCGGGGCCCCGGCGGGCGCGCGGGGCGGCCGGGCGAGGCCCAGCGCCAACCCGTTCGAGGTGAAAGTCAACCGGCAGAAGTTCCAGGTGCTGGGCAGGAAGACGCGCCACGACGTGGGGCTGCCCGGGGTGTCGCGTGCGCGGGCCCTCCAGAAG CGCACCCAGACTTTGCTAAAGGAATACAAAGAAAGGGACAAGGCCAACGTATTTAGAGATAAACGCTTTGGAGAATACAATAGCAACATGAGCCCGGAGGAGAAGATGATGAAGAGGTTTGCTCTGGAACAACAG CGACAACACGCCAAAAAAAGCATCTACCACCTAAATGAAGATGAAGAACTCACTCACTACGGCCAGTCTCTGGCCGACATTGAAAAGCATAACGACATCGTCGACAGTGACAGCGACACGGAGGACCGAGGCGTGCTGTCGG CCGAGTTGACGGCGGCCCACTTTGGAGGAGGTGGCGGGCTGCTTCACGGGAAGGCCTCTCAGCAGCAAGGCGAGGAGGGGGAACAGCCGAAGTCACGCCAAGAGCTGATCGAGGAGCTCATCGCCAAGTCAAAGCAGGAGAAG AGGGAGAGACAGGCTCAACGAGAAGACGCCCTTGAACTCACAGAGAAGCTAGACCAAGATTGGAAAGAAATCCAGACTCTCCTGGCCCGTAAAACACCCAAATCCGAGAGCAGAGGTGGAAAGGAGAAACCCAAG CCTGACGCGTACGACATGATGGTCCGTGAGCTCGGCTTTGAAATGAAAGCACAGCCCTCTAACAGGATGAAAACGGAGGAGGAGTTGGCCCGGGAGGAGCAGGAGCGGCTCAAGTGCCTGGAG GCTGAGAGACTCCGCAGGATGCTTGGAAAGGAGGAGGGTGAACATAGTAAGAGACCAAAACACACGTCGGCGGATGACTTAAGTGATGGCTTCGTACTAGACAAAGACGACAGGCGTTTGCTTTCTTACAAA GATGGAAAGCTGAACGTCGAGGAAGAGCCCAGCGGGGAAGCCAGTAGCAGTGGGAGCGAAGAGGAAGAGGGCAAAGGCTTGAGCGAGGGGGACGCAGAGGAGAGCGATGGCCGGAGCGGCCCCTCGGGCCTGGAGTCTGACGAGGAGAGCAAGGGCGGCAGCGAGAGGACCCAGGGGGAGCGGCGTCCGAATCCTGGGGAGCGGTCGACAGCCAGTGGCCGGGAGGCTGCCAGGGCCGAGCTGCCCTATACGTTCACAG CTCCCGAATCCTACGAGGAATTGAAGTCTTTATTATTGGGAAGATCTATGGAAGAGCAGCTCTTGGTTGTGGAGAGAATTCAGAAATGCAACCATCCAAGTCTCGCAGtgggaaacaaagcaaaactggaA AAACTGTTCGGCTTCCTTTTGGAATACGTCGGAGATTTGGCTACAAGCGATCCACCAGACCTCGGCAGAATCGATAAGTTGGTTGT GCAGTTGTATAACCTTTGCCAGATGTTTCCTGAAGCTGCAAGCAGCGCCGTGAAATTTGTCCTCCGAGATGCCATGCACGACATGGAAGGAATGGTTGAGACCACAGGCCGGGCGGCCTTCCCGGGCCTGGACGTG CTCATTTACTTGAAAATTGCTGGGATGTTGTTTCCGACCTCTGACTTCCGGCACCCAGTGGCCACGCCTGCGCTGTTGTGTCTGAGTCAGCTGCTAACCAAG TGCTCCGTCCGCTCCCTCCAAGACGTGGTGAAGGGGCTCTTCGTGTGCTGCGTGTTCCTGGACTATGTGTCTCTGTCCCAGAGGTTCATACCTGAGCTTATCAATTTTCTCGCCGGGGTTCTTTACATCGCGACTCCCAACAAGCAGAGCCAAG GTTATACTCTGGTGCACCCTTTCAGAGCACTTGGGAAGAACTCGGAGTTGCTCTTGGTTTCTGACGAGGAGGCCACGGCCACGTGGCACAGGAGAAGCCTCCCCCTCCAGTGGGCAGGAGGACTGAAAGCCCAGACTGAGACAGAGGCCAACCATACCAG GCTGTCCTGCCTGGCCGTGTGTCTGGCTCTGGTGCAGCGCTGTGTGACCGCCTATGGCACCCTGCCCTCCTTCCACGACATCGTGCGGCCCCTGCGAGCCCTTTTGATGGAGCACCTGGCTGCCCGCGGCTGCCCGCCTGAGCTCCAG GAGCTGAGTCGGAGCATTCTGACGGAGATGGAAAAGCAGCCGAAGCACTATCGGCCGCTGGTCTGTGAGAAGAGCAAGCCAGTGCCGCTGAAACTGTTCACCCCCCGGCTGGTCAAAGT CCTCGAGTTTGGGAAGAAGCAGGGCTGCACAAAGgaggagcaggaaaggaagaGGCTGATCCACAAGCACAGGCGCGAATTTAAAGGTGCCGTCCGGGAGATCCGCAAGGACAACCAGTTCCTGGCTCGGATGCAGCTCTCAGAGATCATGGAACG ggatgcGGAAAGAAAACGAAAAGTGAAGCAGCTTTTTAACAGCCTGGCCACACAGGAAGGTGAATGGAAGGCTCTGAAGAGGAAgaagttcaaaaaataa
- the MFSD10 gene encoding major facilitator superfamily domain-containing protein 10 isoform X3: MGLWPVWRPRLDPFPPVSRRRTRYRAQSRGLGGPAEALPSGRKKARGTAHFRAGVAWSACAARLRAAIRSSVRRAESADPPPAQPGRIGAAPIMGWGAGGSCTPRPPIRQQPASETRVVAVVFLGLLLDLLAFTLLLPLLPALLESHGRAQDPLYGSWQRGVDWFAAVVGMPAEKRYNSVLFGGLIGSIFSFLQFLSAPLTGAVSDCLGRRPVMLLSLAGLATSYAVWAASKSFAAFLASRMIGGISKGNVSLSTAIVADLGLSAARSRGMAVIGVAFSLAFTLGPMLGASLPVETAPWLALLFAVSDLLFISCFLPETLPPEKRAPSITLGFRAAVDLLSPLALLCFSAVARGPDPPTGVRLGSLRLLGLVYFLYLFLFSGLEFTLSFLVHQRFQFSSLEQGKMFFFIGLTMATIQGAYARRISPGGEIAAVKRAMLLLVPAFLLVGWGHTPPLLGLGLLLYSFAAAIVVPCLSSVVAGYGSPAQKGVVMGTLRSLGALARALGPMVAASVYWLAGARVCYTVCAGLFLLPFSLLRKLRPPAGTLKTE; encoded by the exons ATGGGACTGTGGCCTGTCTGGCGCCCCCGGTTGGATCCCTTCCCGCCGGTAAGCCGCCGCCGGACCCGATATCGGGCCCAGTCGCGCGGCCTTGGAGGACCGGCCGAGGCCCTGCCCAGCGGCCGGAAGAAGGCGCGCGGGACCGCCCACTTCCGGGCGGGCGTGGCGTGGTCGGCGTGCGCAGCCCGTCTCCGTGCGGCCATCCGTTCGTCTGTGCGGAGAGCGGAATCCGCAG ACCCGCCACCCGCTCAGCCAGGCCGGATCGGAGCGGCCCCCATCATGGGCTGGGGAGCCGGCGGGAGCTGCACCCCGCGCCCGCCCATCCGCCAGCAGCCGGCATCCGAAACCCGAGTGGTCGCTGTGGTCTTCCTCGGTCTCCTGCTGGACCTCCTGGCCTTCACCCTGCTGCTGCCCCTGCTACCTGCGCTGCTGGAGAGCCACGGCCGTGCGCAG GATCCTCTTTATGGCTCGTGGCAGCGTGGGGTGGACTGGTTTGCCGCAGTCGTAGGGATGCCAGCCGAGAAGAGATACAACAGCGTCCTGTTCGGAG GTCTGATTGGCTCCATCTTCTCCTTCTTGCAGTTCCTCTCGGCGCCCCTCACGGGGGCCGTCTCTGACTGCCTGGGGAGGCGCCCGGTGATGCTGCTGTCCCTG GCAGGCCTGGCCACCTCGTATGCCGTGTGGGCCGCTTCGAAGAGCTTTGCGGCCTTCCTGGCCTCCAGGATGATTGGGGGCATCAGCAAGGGGAACGTCAGCCTCTCCACCGCCATTGTCGCCGACCTGGGCTTGTCTGCTGCCCGCAGCAGGGGCATG GCAGTCATTGGGGTGGCCTTCTCTTTGGCCTTCACGCTGGGCCCCATGCTGGGTGCCTCCCTGCCCGTGGAGACGGCGCCCTGGTTGGCTTTGCTCTTCGCGGTCTCCGATTTGCTGTTCATCTCCTGCTTCCTGCCGGAGACGCTGCCCCCGGAGAAGCGG GCACCGTCCATCACGCTGGGTTTTCGAGCTGCTGTTGACCTGCTCAGCCCTCTGGCCCTGCTCTGCTTCTCAGCGGTGGCACGTGGCCCGGACCCGCCCACTGGAGTCA GGCTGGGCAGCCTGCGCCTGCTGGGCCTGGTCTACTTCCTCTATCTCTTCCTGTTCTCGGGCCTGGAGTTCACGCTTAGCTTCCTCGTGCACCAGCGCTTCCAGTTCAGCAG CCTAGAGCAGGGAAAGATGTTTTTCTTCATCGGCCTCACCATGGCCACCATCCAGGGCGCCTACGCCCGGCGGATCAGCCCTGGCGGGGAGATCGCAGCTGTGAAGCGG GCCATGCTGCTGCTGGTCCCCGCCTTCCTCCTCGTCGGCTGGGGGCACACGCCGCCCCTGCTGGGCCTGGGGCTGCTGCTCTACTCCTTCG CCGCTGCCATCGTGGTGCCCTGCCTGTCCTCTGTGGTCGCCGGCTACG GCTCTCCCGCGCAGAAGGGCGTGGTCATGGGCACGCTGCGGAGCCTGGGCGCCCTGGCCAGGGCTCTGGGGCCCATGGTGGCCGCCTCAG TGTACTGGCTGGCCGGGGCTCGGGTCTGCTACACTGTGTGCGCGGGGCTCTTCCTgctccccttctcccttctgcGGAAGCTGAGGCCTCCGGCGGGGACGCTCAAGACCGAGTAG
- the MFSD10 gene encoding major facilitator superfamily domain-containing protein 10 isoform X2, whose amino-acid sequence MGLWPVWRPRLDPFPPVSRRRTRYRAQSRGLGGPAEALPSGRKKARGTAHFRAGVAWSACAARLRAAIRSSVRRAESADPPPAQPGRIGAAPIMGWGAGGSCTPRPPIRQQPASETRVVAVVFLGLLLDLLAFTLLLPLLPALLESHGRAQDPLYGSWQRGVDWFAAVVGMPAEKRYNSVLFGGLIGSIFSFLQFLSAPLTGAVSDCLGRRPVMLLSLAGLATSYAVWAASKSFAAFLASRMIGGISKGNVSLSTAIVADLGLSAARSRGMAVIGVAFSLAFTLGPMLGASLPVETAPWLALLFAVSDLLFISCFLPETLPPEKRAPSITLGFRAAVDLLSPLALLCFSAVARGPDPPTGVRLGSLRLLGLVYFLYLFLFSGLEFTLSFLVHQRFQFSSLEQGKMFFFIGLTMATIQGAYARRISPGGEIAAVKRAMLLLVPAFLLVGWGHTPPLLGLGLLLYSFAAAIVVPCLSSVVAGYGSPAQKGVVMGTLRSLGALARALGPMVAASGEGCVAALGASWAPGEAPPRQGAAGPSRRPYGPCWPPQSQPLNPPARPRWLVGRGPSPSPPRCLRSVLAGRGSGLLHCVRGALPAPLLPSAEAEASGGDAQDRVAEPPLPQSRAADAGSGRPGPGRLPTARLTPPSPSRGGPGLTPVPVTLLCGPACWDQSPQPSRLSVH is encoded by the exons ATGGGACTGTGGCCTGTCTGGCGCCCCCGGTTGGATCCCTTCCCGCCGGTAAGCCGCCGCCGGACCCGATATCGGGCCCAGTCGCGCGGCCTTGGAGGACCGGCCGAGGCCCTGCCCAGCGGCCGGAAGAAGGCGCGCGGGACCGCCCACTTCCGGGCGGGCGTGGCGTGGTCGGCGTGCGCAGCCCGTCTCCGTGCGGCCATCCGTTCGTCTGTGCGGAGAGCGGAATCCGCAG ACCCGCCACCCGCTCAGCCAGGCCGGATCGGAGCGGCCCCCATCATGGGCTGGGGAGCCGGCGGGAGCTGCACCCCGCGCCCGCCCATCCGCCAGCAGCCGGCATCCGAAACCCGAGTGGTCGCTGTGGTCTTCCTCGGTCTCCTGCTGGACCTCCTGGCCTTCACCCTGCTGCTGCCCCTGCTACCTGCGCTGCTGGAGAGCCACGGCCGTGCGCAG GATCCTCTTTATGGCTCGTGGCAGCGTGGGGTGGACTGGTTTGCCGCAGTCGTAGGGATGCCAGCCGAGAAGAGATACAACAGCGTCCTGTTCGGAG GTCTGATTGGCTCCATCTTCTCCTTCTTGCAGTTCCTCTCGGCGCCCCTCACGGGGGCCGTCTCTGACTGCCTGGGGAGGCGCCCGGTGATGCTGCTGTCCCTG GCAGGCCTGGCCACCTCGTATGCCGTGTGGGCCGCTTCGAAGAGCTTTGCGGCCTTCCTGGCCTCCAGGATGATTGGGGGCATCAGCAAGGGGAACGTCAGCCTCTCCACCGCCATTGTCGCCGACCTGGGCTTGTCTGCTGCCCGCAGCAGGGGCATG GCAGTCATTGGGGTGGCCTTCTCTTTGGCCTTCACGCTGGGCCCCATGCTGGGTGCCTCCCTGCCCGTGGAGACGGCGCCCTGGTTGGCTTTGCTCTTCGCGGTCTCCGATTTGCTGTTCATCTCCTGCTTCCTGCCGGAGACGCTGCCCCCGGAGAAGCGG GCACCGTCCATCACGCTGGGTTTTCGAGCTGCTGTTGACCTGCTCAGCCCTCTGGCCCTGCTCTGCTTCTCAGCGGTGGCACGTGGCCCGGACCCGCCCACTGGAGTCA GGCTGGGCAGCCTGCGCCTGCTGGGCCTGGTCTACTTCCTCTATCTCTTCCTGTTCTCGGGCCTGGAGTTCACGCTTAGCTTCCTCGTGCACCAGCGCTTCCAGTTCAGCAG CCTAGAGCAGGGAAAGATGTTTTTCTTCATCGGCCTCACCATGGCCACCATCCAGGGCGCCTACGCCCGGCGGATCAGCCCTGGCGGGGAGATCGCAGCTGTGAAGCGG GCCATGCTGCTGCTGGTCCCCGCCTTCCTCCTCGTCGGCTGGGGGCACACGCCGCCCCTGCTGGGCCTGGGGCTGCTGCTCTACTCCTTCG CCGCTGCCATCGTGGTGCCCTGCCTGTCCTCTGTGGTCGCCGGCTACG GCTCTCCCGCGCAGAAGGGCGTGGTCATGGGCACGCTGCGGAGCCTGGGCGCCCTGGCCAGGGCTCTGGGGCCCATGGTGGCCGCCTCAGGTGAGGGCTGTGTGGCAGCGCTCGGGGCGTCCTGGGCGCCTGGGGAGGCCCCGCCACGCCAGGGGGCTGCTGGCCCGAGCCGGAGGCCATACGGCCCCTGCTGGCCGCCTCAGTCCCAGCCACTGAACCCCCCAGCGCGGCCCCGCTGGCTTGTGGGGCGGGGGCCGTCGCCATCACCACCCCGCTGTCTCCGCAGTGTACTGGCTGGCCGGGGCTCGGGTCTGCTACACTGTGTGCGCGGGGCTCTTCCTgctccccttctcccttctgcGGAAGCTGAGGCCTCCGGCGGGGACGCTCAAGACCGAGTAGCTGAGCCACCCCTACCCCAGAGCAGGGCAGCTGATGCAGGGAGTGGGAGGCCTGGGCCAGGACGGCTCCCCACTGCCCGCCTGACTCCTCCCTCCCCGTCCCGGGGCGGCCCAGGACTCACACCTGTGCCTGTGACACTCCTGTGTGGACCTGCCTGCTGGGATCAGAGTCCACAACCTTCCAGGCTTTCTGTTCACTAG
- the MFSD10 gene encoding major facilitator superfamily domain-containing protein 10 isoform X1, with the protein MGWGAGGSCTPRPPIRQQPASETRVVAVVFLGLLLDLLAFTLLLPLLPALLESHGRAQDPLYGSWQRGVDWFAAVVGMPAEKRYNSVLFGGLIGSIFSFLQFLSAPLTGAVSDCLGRRPVMLLSLAGLATSYAVWAASKSFAAFLASRMIGGISKGNVSLSTAIVADLGLSAARSRGMAVIGVAFSLAFTLGPMLGASLPVETAPWLALLFAVSDLLFISCFLPETLPPEKRAPSITLGFRAAVDLLSPLALLCFSAVARGPDPPTGVRLGSLRLLGLVYFLYLFLFSGLEFTLSFLVHQRFQFSSLEQGKMFFFIGLTMATIQGAYARRISPGGEIAAVKRAMLLLVPAFLLVGWGHTPPLLGLGLLLYSFAAAIVVPCLSSVVAGYGSPAQKGVVMGTLRSLGALARALGPMVAASGEGCVAALGASWAPGEAPPRQGAAGPSRRPYGPCWPPQSQPLNPPARPRWLVGRGPSPSPPRCLRSVLAGRGSGLLHCVRGALPAPLLPSAEAEASGGDAQDRVAEPPLPQSRAADAGSGRPGPGRLPTARLTPPSPSRGGPGLTPVPVTLLCGPACWDQSPQPSRLSVH; encoded by the exons ATGGGCTGGGGAGCCGGCGGGAGCTGCACCCCGCGCCCGCCCATCCGCCAGCAGCCGGCATCCGAAACCCGAGTGGTCGCTGTGGTCTTCCTCGGTCTCCTGCTGGACCTCCTGGCCTTCACCCTGCTGCTGCCCCTGCTACCTGCGCTGCTGGAGAGCCACGGCCGTGCGCAG GATCCTCTTTATGGCTCGTGGCAGCGTGGGGTGGACTGGTTTGCCGCAGTCGTAGGGATGCCAGCCGAGAAGAGATACAACAGCGTCCTGTTCGGAG GTCTGATTGGCTCCATCTTCTCCTTCTTGCAGTTCCTCTCGGCGCCCCTCACGGGGGCCGTCTCTGACTGCCTGGGGAGGCGCCCGGTGATGCTGCTGTCCCTG GCAGGCCTGGCCACCTCGTATGCCGTGTGGGCCGCTTCGAAGAGCTTTGCGGCCTTCCTGGCCTCCAGGATGATTGGGGGCATCAGCAAGGGGAACGTCAGCCTCTCCACCGCCATTGTCGCCGACCTGGGCTTGTCTGCTGCCCGCAGCAGGGGCATG GCAGTCATTGGGGTGGCCTTCTCTTTGGCCTTCACGCTGGGCCCCATGCTGGGTGCCTCCCTGCCCGTGGAGACGGCGCCCTGGTTGGCTTTGCTCTTCGCGGTCTCCGATTTGCTGTTCATCTCCTGCTTCCTGCCGGAGACGCTGCCCCCGGAGAAGCGG GCACCGTCCATCACGCTGGGTTTTCGAGCTGCTGTTGACCTGCTCAGCCCTCTGGCCCTGCTCTGCTTCTCAGCGGTGGCACGTGGCCCGGACCCGCCCACTGGAGTCA GGCTGGGCAGCCTGCGCCTGCTGGGCCTGGTCTACTTCCTCTATCTCTTCCTGTTCTCGGGCCTGGAGTTCACGCTTAGCTTCCTCGTGCACCAGCGCTTCCAGTTCAGCAG CCTAGAGCAGGGAAAGATGTTTTTCTTCATCGGCCTCACCATGGCCACCATCCAGGGCGCCTACGCCCGGCGGATCAGCCCTGGCGGGGAGATCGCAGCTGTGAAGCGG GCCATGCTGCTGCTGGTCCCCGCCTTCCTCCTCGTCGGCTGGGGGCACACGCCGCCCCTGCTGGGCCTGGGGCTGCTGCTCTACTCCTTCG CCGCTGCCATCGTGGTGCCCTGCCTGTCCTCTGTGGTCGCCGGCTACG GCTCTCCCGCGCAGAAGGGCGTGGTCATGGGCACGCTGCGGAGCCTGGGCGCCCTGGCCAGGGCTCTGGGGCCCATGGTGGCCGCCTCAGGTGAGGGCTGTGTGGCAGCGCTCGGGGCGTCCTGGGCGCCTGGGGAGGCCCCGCCACGCCAGGGGGCTGCTGGCCCGAGCCGGAGGCCATACGGCCCCTGCTGGCCGCCTCAGTCCCAGCCACTGAACCCCCCAGCGCGGCCCCGCTGGCTTGTGGGGCGGGGGCCGTCGCCATCACCACCCCGCTGTCTCCGCAGTGTACTGGCTGGCCGGGGCTCGGGTCTGCTACACTGTGTGCGCGGGGCTCTTCCTgctccccttctcccttctgcGGAAGCTGAGGCCTCCGGCGGGGACGCTCAAGACCGAGTAGCTGAGCCACCCCTACCCCAGAGCAGGGCAGCTGATGCAGGGAGTGGGAGGCCTGGGCCAGGACGGCTCCCCACTGCCCGCCTGACTCCTCCCTCCCCGTCCCGGGGCGGCCCAGGACTCACACCTGTGCCTGTGACACTCCTGTGTGGACCTGCCTGCTGGGATCAGAGTCCACAACCTTCCAGGCTTTCTGTTCACTAG
- the MFSD10 gene encoding major facilitator superfamily domain-containing protein 10 isoform X4: MLLSLAGLATSYAVWAASKSFAAFLASRMIGGISKGNVSLSTAIVADLGLSAARSRGMAVIGVAFSLAFTLGPMLGASLPVETAPWLALLFAVSDLLFISCFLPETLPPEKRAPSITLGFRAAVDLLSPLALLCFSAVARGPDPPTGVRLGSLRLLGLVYFLYLFLFSGLEFTLSFLVHQRFQFSSLEQGKMFFFIGLTMATIQGAYARRISPGGEIAAVKRAMLLLVPAFLLVGWGHTPPLLGLGLLLYSFAAAIVVPCLSSVVAGYGSPAQKGVVMGTLRSLGALARALGPMVAASGEGCVAALGASWAPGEAPPRQGAAGPSRRPYGPCWPPQSQPLNPPARPRWLVGRGPSPSPPRCLRSVLAGRGSGLLHCVRGALPAPLLPSAEAEASGGDAQDRVAEPPLPQSRAADAGSGRPGPGRLPTARLTPPSPSRGGPGLTPVPVTLLCGPACWDQSPQPSRLSVH, translated from the exons ATGCTGCTGTCCCTG GCAGGCCTGGCCACCTCGTATGCCGTGTGGGCCGCTTCGAAGAGCTTTGCGGCCTTCCTGGCCTCCAGGATGATTGGGGGCATCAGCAAGGGGAACGTCAGCCTCTCCACCGCCATTGTCGCCGACCTGGGCTTGTCTGCTGCCCGCAGCAGGGGCATG GCAGTCATTGGGGTGGCCTTCTCTTTGGCCTTCACGCTGGGCCCCATGCTGGGTGCCTCCCTGCCCGTGGAGACGGCGCCCTGGTTGGCTTTGCTCTTCGCGGTCTCCGATTTGCTGTTCATCTCCTGCTTCCTGCCGGAGACGCTGCCCCCGGAGAAGCGG GCACCGTCCATCACGCTGGGTTTTCGAGCTGCTGTTGACCTGCTCAGCCCTCTGGCCCTGCTCTGCTTCTCAGCGGTGGCACGTGGCCCGGACCCGCCCACTGGAGTCA GGCTGGGCAGCCTGCGCCTGCTGGGCCTGGTCTACTTCCTCTATCTCTTCCTGTTCTCGGGCCTGGAGTTCACGCTTAGCTTCCTCGTGCACCAGCGCTTCCAGTTCAGCAG CCTAGAGCAGGGAAAGATGTTTTTCTTCATCGGCCTCACCATGGCCACCATCCAGGGCGCCTACGCCCGGCGGATCAGCCCTGGCGGGGAGATCGCAGCTGTGAAGCGG GCCATGCTGCTGCTGGTCCCCGCCTTCCTCCTCGTCGGCTGGGGGCACACGCCGCCCCTGCTGGGCCTGGGGCTGCTGCTCTACTCCTTCG CCGCTGCCATCGTGGTGCCCTGCCTGTCCTCTGTGGTCGCCGGCTACG GCTCTCCCGCGCAGAAGGGCGTGGTCATGGGCACGCTGCGGAGCCTGGGCGCCCTGGCCAGGGCTCTGGGGCCCATGGTGGCCGCCTCAGGTGAGGGCTGTGTGGCAGCGCTCGGGGCGTCCTGGGCGCCTGGGGAGGCCCCGCCACGCCAGGGGGCTGCTGGCCCGAGCCGGAGGCCATACGGCCCCTGCTGGCCGCCTCAGTCCCAGCCACTGAACCCCCCAGCGCGGCCCCGCTGGCTTGTGGGGCGGGGGCCGTCGCCATCACCACCCCGCTGTCTCCGCAGTGTACTGGCTGGCCGGGGCTCGGGTCTGCTACACTGTGTGCGCGGGGCTCTTCCTgctccccttctcccttctgcGGAAGCTGAGGCCTCCGGCGGGGACGCTCAAGACCGAGTAGCTGAGCCACCCCTACCCCAGAGCAGGGCAGCTGATGCAGGGAGTGGGAGGCCTGGGCCAGGACGGCTCCCCACTGCCCGCCTGACTCCTCCCTCCCCGTCCCGGGGCGGCCCAGGACTCACACCTGTGCCTGTGACACTCCTGTGTGGACCTGCCTGCTGGGATCAGAGTCCACAACCTTCCAGGCTTTCTGTTCACTAG